From Dethiosulfovibrio peptidovorans, the proteins below share one genomic window:
- a CDS encoding tRNA (N(6)-L-threonylcarbamoyladenosine(37)-C(2))-methylthiotransferase MtaB, translated as MIGPAVCIKVLGCRVNLYEADALASAFQAAGATIVRNAPWDVAVLVSCAVTAEADRKSRQAVRRFRRTEPHCIVVATGCWAQGLSDEEARSLGIDLLVGNRCKGELVPSVLRMIQGEAVPSVRCDVCASSKWDPLVIDRPRFRTRAFLKVQDGCDHFCTYCIIPSVRGKPVSRSVEDVLQEVRAVVDSGCSEVVLTGVHLGLYGRGSDETLATLLLNVASVPGVSRIRLGSLEPFSVGDDLLRVMAETPQFCRHLHLPLQSGDDNVLRAMGRGHTRDQYLRLLERIRRLLGDDIHISTDVMVGFPGEDSQAYESTLSVLRDGTLGRIHGFSYSPRSGTIASTMSNRPSRALVEQRCRGVLDLGDTLLDRYARRWLGRTVDVLVEEMLEGAASGYTPQFLRCRAEGNCREGAFLRCRVERVDHGELRGQVVV; from the coding sequence GTGATCGGACCTGCGGTTTGTATCAAGGTTCTCGGCTGTCGAGTCAACCTCTACGAAGCGGACGCATTGGCGTCAGCTTTTCAGGCGGCAGGAGCGACCATCGTTCGCAACGCTCCTTGGGATGTCGCTGTTCTGGTCTCCTGTGCTGTAACTGCTGAAGCCGATCGCAAGAGTCGTCAGGCCGTTCGTCGTTTTCGGCGGACGGAGCCCCACTGTATTGTCGTCGCCACTGGCTGTTGGGCACAGGGTCTTTCCGACGAGGAGGCTCGTTCTCTGGGAATTGATCTGCTCGTGGGCAATCGCTGCAAAGGCGAGTTGGTGCCGTCTGTCCTCCGTATGATTCAGGGCGAGGCTGTGCCGTCGGTTCGGTGTGACGTGTGCGCCAGCTCCAAATGGGATCCCCTGGTCATCGATCGTCCTCGCTTCAGAACCAGAGCATTTTTGAAGGTTCAGGACGGTTGCGATCATTTCTGCACATACTGCATCATTCCCTCCGTTCGAGGGAAACCGGTAAGTCGTTCTGTGGAGGATGTTCTTCAGGAAGTTCGAGCTGTAGTGGATTCGGGGTGTTCTGAGGTTGTTCTGACAGGTGTTCATCTTGGCCTGTATGGTCGAGGAAGCGACGAGACGTTGGCTACATTGCTCCTCAATGTGGCGTCGGTGCCGGGGGTCTCGAGGATTCGATTAGGTTCCCTGGAGCCTTTTTCCGTGGGAGATGATCTCCTTCGAGTTATGGCAGAGACGCCTCAGTTTTGTCGCCACCTTCATCTTCCCTTGCAGAGTGGGGACGATAACGTCCTGCGGGCCATGGGCAGGGGGCATACGAGAGACCAATATCTCCGTCTTTTGGAACGAATCCGCAGACTCCTTGGAGACGATATCCATATATCGACGGACGTCATGGTCGGATTTCCCGGGGAGGACAGCCAAGCGTATGAGTCGACTCTGTCGGTTCTTCGAGACGGTACGCTGGGGCGGATTCATGGTTTTTCCTATTCTCCACGGTCTGGGACAATAGCTTCGACCATGTCTAATCGGCCGTCTCGAGCCCTGGTGGAACAACGGTGCCGTGGAGTTCTCGATCTGGGAGACACGTTGCTGGATCGATACGCCCGTCGTTGGCTTGGTCGAACCGTCGACGTGCTGGTCGAAGAGATGTTGGAGGGGGCAGCGTCGGGGTATACCCCCCAGTTTCTTCGATGTCGAGCTGAGGGTAATTGCCGTGAGGGGGCTTTCCTTCGCTGTCGGGTTGAGAGAGTAGATCACGGCGAACTCAGGGGACAGGTGGTCGTATGA
- a CDS encoding heat-shock protein Hsp70, giving the protein MMPGGPVLGIDMGTRYALAAVHCAGKGARLIPNRRGQMKTPSVVCRDSGQWLVGEDALARAQVSGVGVFWDIKRHLGCDWAPWIDGRHRSAQELLVPLIAAVREDCEAHLSMVLTRCVITVPAQFSFLERSAMARVAREAGFEDIRILNEPTAAALACESAGRVLVFDFGGGTVDLSIVERDGQTWQVLESRGDAKLGGVELDRVLSRYLQDQLGLSLDLGSPLEIVLLNEAERIKCDLSFREKLTWRFPVQLEGQDREISVRRDMIETLFVPWLQKSVDLAVSLCRYYEPESVIMVGGSSRIPLLRRLLSQKIPVPVRLWRSPDEAVALGAALYGNNGDGQLLLDVLSESLGIIAFDGQPVPLLRKGHPLPARSVRAFRSVTDGDFSLKLYQGAPGLVRRYRTIAVLDLQNMRCGERVDLDFRIDAGGLLQVHLAREAGDPISIAPLELGVSGRRRPATSLEVLERRVAALASGLSLGQQGRLANLFRKTRLLRDLEPQFFDEGMKGLSRMVDALEETIYS; this is encoded by the coding sequence ATGATGCCTGGGGGGCCTGTCCTTGGGATCGATATGGGAACACGCTATGCTCTGGCCGCCGTCCATTGCGCGGGCAAGGGAGCTCGTCTGATTCCCAATCGTCGAGGCCAGATGAAAACTCCGTCGGTGGTTTGTCGAGATAGCGGACAGTGGCTGGTCGGCGAAGACGCTCTGGCACGAGCCCAGGTATCTGGTGTAGGGGTTTTCTGGGATATCAAGCGACATCTGGGTTGCGATTGGGCACCCTGGATCGATGGGAGACATCGTTCGGCTCAGGAACTTCTTGTCCCTCTCATCGCTGCTGTTCGGGAGGATTGCGAGGCCCATCTCAGTATGGTTCTGACACGGTGTGTCATCACAGTACCGGCTCAGTTCAGCTTTCTGGAACGGTCAGCTATGGCTCGGGTCGCACGGGAGGCGGGGTTCGAGGATATTCGCATTCTCAACGAACCCACGGCAGCTGCTCTGGCCTGTGAGAGCGCTGGCAGGGTCCTGGTGTTCGATTTCGGTGGTGGCACCGTGGATCTATCGATTGTAGAACGAGACGGCCAGACGTGGCAGGTTCTGGAGAGCCGTGGAGATGCCAAGCTGGGAGGTGTCGAGCTTGATCGGGTGCTCTCTCGTTATCTCCAGGATCAGTTGGGGCTCTCCCTGGATTTAGGGAGTCCTCTGGAGATCGTTCTTCTGAATGAGGCGGAGCGAATAAAATGCGATCTTTCTTTTCGGGAAAAGTTGACCTGGCGGTTTCCCGTTCAATTGGAGGGACAGGATCGGGAGATCTCGGTGCGGCGAGATATGATTGAGACGTTGTTTGTCCCGTGGCTTCAGAAATCGGTGGATCTGGCGGTGTCTCTGTGTCGTTACTATGAGCCTGAGAGCGTCATAATGGTGGGAGGAAGCAGTCGAATTCCTCTACTTCGACGTCTCCTTTCCCAGAAAATTCCCGTTCCGGTTCGGTTATGGCGATCTCCCGACGAGGCCGTCGCTCTGGGTGCCGCTCTGTACGGAAACAACGGTGATGGACAACTTCTGTTGGATGTCCTTTCCGAGAGCCTCGGCATCATCGCCTTTGATGGTCAGCCGGTTCCTCTGCTTCGAAAGGGGCATCCCCTGCCGGCGCGCTCTGTTCGTGCTTTTAGAAGTGTGACTGACGGCGACTTTTCCCTGAAACTCTATCAGGGTGCTCCAGGTTTAGTCCGTCGGTATCGAACCATCGCTGTCTTAGATCTTCAGAACATGCGTTGTGGGGAGCGGGTTGATCTGGATTTTCGGATTGATGCGGGGGGCCTGTTGCAGGTACACCTGGCGAGAGAGGCAGGGGACCCTATCTCTATCGCTCCTTTGGAACTTGGAGTTTCCGGTCGACGACGACCAGCAACGTCTTTAGAGGTATTGGAACGACGGGTGGCAGCTCTGGCGTCCGGCTTGTCGTTGGGCCAGCAGGGTCGTCTGGCAAACTTGTTCCGTAAGACCCGACTTTTGAGGGATCTGGAACCACAGTTTTTTGATGAGGGTATGAAAGGTCTTTCCCGTATGGTCGATGCTTTAGAGGAAACGATATATTCATGA
- a CDS encoding histidine triad nucleotide-binding protein, translating to MSSGCPFCKIVSGELPASVLYENDRCIAFQDLAPQAPSHILIVPREHIPSVNHVEDLDLWVALMGAVQKVVSQISPDSGYRLVVNCGDDGGQTVPHLHVHLLSGRPMGWPPG from the coding sequence TTGAGTTCGGGATGTCCCTTTTGCAAAATTGTCTCTGGTGAGCTCCCCGCATCGGTTCTCTACGAGAATGATCGATGCATCGCTTTCCAGGATCTAGCGCCTCAGGCGCCGTCCCATATCCTGATTGTTCCGAGGGAGCATATTCCTTCTGTGAATCACGTCGAGGATCTCGATCTTTGGGTAGCCCTTATGGGTGCTGTCCAGAAGGTTGTCTCTCAAATCTCTCCTGATTCCGGCTATCGGCTCGTCGTTAATTGCGGCGACGACGGCGGTCAGACAGTCCCCCACCTTCACGTCCATCTGCTTTCGGGTCGTCCCATGGGATGGCCCCCGGGCTAG
- a CDS encoding 30S ribosomal protein S21, translated as MTTIVRRDNESLEDALRRFKRDVSKTGILREARQREHYEKPSEAKKRKRQELAKKRRRR; from the coding sequence GTGACGACTATCGTTCGACGCGATAACGAGTCTCTTGAAGATGCTCTCAGGCGATTCAAGAGGGATGTCTCCAAGACTGGAATTCTCCGGGAAGCGCGGCAGAGGGAACACTACGAGAAACCGAGCGAGGCCAAAAAACGCAAGCGGCAGGAACTTGCTAAGAAGCGTCGCAGAAGGTAG
- the nrdR gene encoding transcriptional regulator NrdR — protein MRCPTCGGSETRVIETRTADEGRIVRRRRECPDCSSRFTTYERVEEKKVIWISKKDGRREAFDRDKISRGVRKACEKLPVSLERMEGVAVRVEDRLLAAGAGEISSAKVGELVMEELAELDNVAYVRFASVYREFSDLASFQKEIADILRRRSML, from the coding sequence ATGAGATGTCCTACATGCGGCGGATCGGAGACCAGGGTCATTGAGACCCGAACTGCCGACGAAGGCCGAATTGTTCGCCGCCGTCGGGAATGTCCCGATTGTTCGTCTCGTTTTACCACATACGAGCGAGTCGAGGAGAAAAAGGTCATCTGGATCTCGAAAAAAGACGGGCGTCGAGAGGCCTTCGACAGGGATAAGATTTCACGGGGAGTACGAAAAGCCTGTGAGAAGCTCCCTGTCTCTCTGGAACGGATGGAGGGTGTGGCCGTTCGAGTAGAGGATCGTCTTTTGGCTGCGGGAGCCGGAGAGATATCCAGCGCCAAGGTCGGAGAGCTAGTCATGGAGGAGCTGGCTGAGTTGGATAACGTGGCATACGTCCGATTCGCGTCGGTCTACCGGGAATTCTCGGACCTGGCGAGTTTTCAAAAAGAAATTGCCGATATCCTGAGACGCCGTTCAATGTTGTAA
- a CDS encoding branched-chain amino acid ABC transporter substrate-binding protein, with the protein MVGVAVAAEEVRIGVYEPMTGQNAFGGQLTVEGVKLAHGQVPEVLGRPVKLIVVDNKSDKVEAANAVKRLIEKEKVVAIIGSYGSSLSMAGGEVAEKSGIPCITDSATNPLVTQGKKYYFRMCFIDPYQGAAAASYAYDNLGVRKAALLLDVAQDYSVGLGNFFKKAFLKKKGEIVGVYKYQSGDQDFTAQLTDAIAKGADFLYIPSYFAEGAIIMKQARELGATFRIMGGDAMDNPDLVKIAGKSAEGFAYTTFPYAPEMPDMTPAAETFTKLWREKYKDTDMPEPNANSALGYDCYMFVIDAIKRAGSTDSEKITEALASAKNWPGVTGATTINATHDAEKPVGIKVVRKGAQVYDASVQPEM; encoded by the coding sequence ATGGTTGGGGTTGCCGTGGCCGCTGAGGAAGTTCGTATCGGAGTCTATGAGCCGATGACCGGACAAAACGCTTTTGGTGGTCAGCTCACTGTCGAAGGCGTTAAGTTGGCTCATGGGCAGGTTCCCGAGGTCTTGGGGCGTCCTGTCAAACTCATCGTCGTGGACAACAAGTCCGACAAGGTTGAGGCAGCTAACGCCGTTAAACGCCTGATTGAGAAGGAGAAGGTCGTGGCCATTATCGGAAGCTATGGTTCATCCCTCTCTATGGCTGGCGGAGAGGTCGCCGAGAAGTCTGGAATCCCTTGCATCACCGACTCCGCTACCAACCCTCTGGTCACTCAGGGCAAGAAATATTACTTCCGTATGTGTTTCATCGATCCCTACCAGGGAGCTGCGGCTGCTTCATACGCGTATGACAACCTTGGTGTTAGGAAAGCTGCGTTATTGCTGGACGTGGCCCAGGATTACTCGGTAGGGTTGGGGAACTTCTTCAAGAAAGCCTTCCTGAAGAAAAAAGGCGAGATCGTGGGGGTGTACAAGTATCAGTCCGGCGACCAGGATTTTACCGCTCAGCTGACGGATGCTATCGCCAAAGGAGCTGATTTCCTGTATATTCCTTCCTACTTTGCCGAGGGCGCTATCATCATGAAGCAGGCCCGGGAGTTGGGTGCCACCTTCCGCATCATGGGCGGTGACGCTATGGACAACCCAGACTTGGTGAAGATTGCGGGCAAGTCCGCTGAGGGGTTTGCCTATACGACCTTCCCCTATGCGCCGGAGATGCCCGATATGACGCCGGCGGCTGAGACCTTCACCAAGCTGTGGAGGGAAAAGTATAAAGACACCGATATGCCTGAGCCCAATGCTAACTCGGCTTTGGGGTACGATTGTTATATGTTTGTCATCGATGCCATCAAACGTGCCGGGAGTACCGATTCCGAGAAGATAACCGAGGCTCTTGCCAGTGCCAAGAACTGGCCTGGCGTGACCGGAGCCACAACTATCAACGCTACTCACGATGCCGAGAAGCCCGTTGGGATCAAGGTGGTCCGGAAAGGTGCCCAGGTTTACGATGCCTCTGTTCAGCCCGAGATGTAG
- a CDS encoding branched-chain amino acid ABC transporter permease, producing the protein MTIQMFVQHFFNALTLGSLYALIAIGYTMVYGILRLINFAHGDIFMLGAYFIFFAGSLFHLPWIVGAVVSILLCALCGVMVDRVAYKPLRDAPRISALISSIGMSFLIENLAIVVFSGIPRPVVRPDFFVKVMVIRGIRVLPLAVIVPIVCLVLVLGLLFIVYKTKPGLAMRAISKDIETTRLMGVSVNRIIALTFGLGSALAAASGIMWALRYPQIQPLMGFMPGIKAFIAAVVGGIGSIQGAVAGGMILGFVEIMTVAFFPELSGYKDAFAFILLIVILLARPTGLMGERIEEKV; encoded by the coding sequence ATGACAATACAAATGTTCGTTCAACATTTCTTTAATGCTCTTACCCTAGGGAGCCTATACGCCCTCATCGCCATTGGCTACACTATGGTCTACGGTATTTTACGCCTGATCAACTTTGCCCACGGTGATATCTTCATGTTAGGCGCCTATTTTATATTTTTTGCCGGATCGCTTTTTCATCTTCCCTGGATCGTTGGGGCGGTTGTATCCATTCTTCTCTGTGCTCTGTGTGGGGTTATGGTGGATCGAGTAGCCTATAAACCCCTGCGGGATGCGCCACGGATCTCGGCCTTGATAAGCTCCATAGGTATGTCCTTCCTCATTGAGAATCTGGCTATCGTTGTCTTTAGCGGTATACCTCGTCCTGTAGTTCGTCCAGATTTCTTCGTCAAGGTCATGGTGATCAGGGGAATTCGGGTCTTGCCTCTGGCGGTTATCGTCCCGATAGTCTGCCTCGTCTTGGTCTTAGGGCTGCTTTTTATCGTGTATAAGACGAAACCTGGACTGGCTATGAGAGCGATCTCCAAGGATATCGAGACCACCCGGCTTATGGGGGTCTCCGTAAATCGCATTATCGCTTTGACATTTGGCTTGGGATCCGCTTTGGCCGCAGCCTCGGGGATTATGTGGGCTCTTCGGTATCCTCAGATCCAGCCCCTCATGGGGTTCATGCCTGGGATCAAGGCTTTTATCGCTGCGGTGGTCGGTGGTATCGGATCAATCCAGGGAGCTGTGGCAGGGGGCATGATCCTGGGATTCGTTGAAATTATGACTGTGGCCTTTTTCCCGGAGCTCTCAGGGTATAAGGATGCCTTTGCTTTTATACTTCTGATTGTTATTTTATTAGCTAGGCCCACGGGTTTGATGGGCGAGAGAATCGAGGAGAAAGTATAA
- a CDS encoding branched-chain amino acid ABC transporter permease encodes MATNTTRNRSLTLALLAVVAVFLWWAPTHLDGYKIQILNLIAIYSILGLSLNLIYGFTGMFSLGTAGFMCIGAYVSSMLILPEMQKDMIFILEPLNPVLYGAHAPFVVAVFAGGVAAALAGLIIGVPVLRLGGDYLGIATLGFAEIIRVVANNLPTITNGALGLKGIPGYATLWWNYGWMAFTLYVMYRLVNSNFGNALKAIRDDELAAKAMGIDTFRYRVISFTVGSFFAGIGGALMASLLTTIDPKMFMVIMTYNVLMVVVAGGLGSLTGSVIGAVIVTVLLEWLRFVENPISLGSFEMPGIPGMRMVIFALALIIIILYRPEGVMGTRELSWNRLLSWRKRGAAHE; translated from the coding sequence ATGGCGACCAACACCACGAGAAACCGATCTCTCACGTTGGCCCTGCTGGCTGTCGTGGCGGTGTTCCTCTGGTGGGCTCCGACCCACCTGGACGGCTACAAGATCCAGATCCTGAATCTGATCGCTATCTACTCCATTCTAGGGCTCAGTCTGAACTTGATCTACGGATTTACGGGGATGTTCTCCCTGGGAACGGCTGGGTTCATGTGTATCGGAGCGTATGTCTCGTCCATGCTTATCCTGCCTGAGATGCAAAAGGACATGATCTTTATCCTTGAACCCTTGAATCCGGTCCTGTACGGTGCTCATGCCCCCTTCGTGGTGGCTGTTTTTGCCGGTGGAGTTGCAGCTGCCCTTGCGGGGTTGATCATAGGGGTACCGGTGCTCCGTCTGGGGGGTGACTACCTGGGTATCGCTACCTTGGGTTTTGCCGAGATCATCCGGGTAGTGGCCAACAACTTGCCGACCATCACCAACGGAGCCTTGGGACTCAAGGGCATACCGGGGTATGCCACTCTCTGGTGGAACTACGGCTGGATGGCCTTCACCCTCTACGTCATGTACCGGTTGGTCAACAGCAACTTTGGTAACGCCCTGAAAGCTATTCGAGACGATGAGTTGGCAGCCAAGGCTATGGGTATCGATACCTTTCGGTATCGGGTGATCTCCTTCACGGTGGGATCTTTCTTTGCAGGGATCGGGGGAGCTCTTATGGCGAGTCTCTTAACCACCATCGATCCCAAGATGTTCATGGTGATTATGACCTACAATGTCCTCATGGTGGTGGTGGCCGGAGGTCTGGGATCCCTGACGGGAAGCGTCATTGGGGCTGTGATCGTGACGGTCCTTTTGGAGTGGCTTCGTTTCGTGGAGAATCCCATTTCCCTCGGCTCTTTCGAGATGCCGGGAATTCCGGGCATGAGAATGGTCATCTTTGCCCTGGCGCTGATTATTATCATCCTCTATCGTCCTGAAGGGGTCATGGGGACTCGGGAGTTGTCCTGGAACCGCCTGTTGTCGTGGAGAAAGAGAGGAGCCGCCCATGAGTGA
- the livG gene encoding high-affinity branched-chain amino acid ABC transporter ATP-binding protein LivG (Part of the ABC transporter complexes LivFGHMJ and LivFGHMK involved in the high-affinity transport of branched-chain amino acids; LivFGHMK is specific for the transport of leucine, while LivFGHMJ is a transporter for leucine, isoleucine, and valine) codes for MSDRRVILDAKGLTMRFGGVTAVSDFSMAVQEHRIVGLIGPNGAGKTTSFNMITGYYTPTEGTVQFDGTEINGIPPHKVCYLGIARTFQNIRLFRNETVLQNVMIGAHLRQKSRWWQAPLMLPSFMREERVVRDRAMELLEKVNLHTVAHERSDSLSYGQQRRLEIARALATEPRFLLLDEPAAGMNPEESQVLMSFIQRLRDEFRLTVLLIEHDMKVVMGVCEYIWVLDYGKLIAQGSPEDIQGNPKVIEAYLGEEFLADA; via the coding sequence ATGAGTGACCGTAGGGTGATATTGGATGCCAAAGGGCTGACCATGCGTTTTGGTGGCGTCACTGCGGTGAGCGATTTTAGCATGGCCGTTCAGGAGCATCGGATTGTAGGTCTCATCGGGCCCAATGGGGCTGGTAAGACAACGTCGTTTAACATGATCACTGGATACTATACTCCCACCGAGGGTACGGTTCAGTTTGACGGTACGGAAATCAACGGTATACCGCCCCATAAGGTCTGTTATCTTGGAATCGCTCGGACCTTCCAGAATATCCGGCTTTTTAGAAACGAGACGGTCCTTCAGAATGTCATGATCGGTGCTCATCTCAGACAGAAGAGCCGGTGGTGGCAGGCTCCCCTTATGTTGCCTTCTTTTATGCGAGAGGAGCGGGTGGTCAGGGATCGGGCCATGGAGTTGTTGGAGAAAGTCAACCTTCATACGGTGGCGCACGAGCGTTCCGACTCGCTGTCCTACGGGCAACAGCGACGATTGGAGATTGCACGGGCTCTTGCAACGGAACCTCGCTTCCTTCTTCTTGACGAGCCTGCTGCGGGAATGAACCCCGAGGAGTCTCAGGTGCTGATGAGCTTTATCCAGAGGCTGCGGGACGAGTTTCGCCTTACCGTGCTCCTCATTGAGCACGATATGAAGGTCGTTATGGGTGTCTGCGAATACATCTGGGTATTGGATTACGGCAAGCTCATAGCTCAGGGGAGCCCCGAGGATATTCAGGGGAACCCCAAGGTGATCGAGGCATACCTGGGAGAGGAGTTTCTGGCCGATGCTTAA
- a CDS encoding ABC transporter ATP-binding protein, translating into MLKIKDLNVHYGGIHAVKGISIDVPEGRIVTLIGANGAGKSSTIRAISGLLRQTKGQVLYGEPGVNLLKKSPEDIVKAGVVMCPEGRRIFPHLSVEENLDLGAYIRSDRDGVEKDMRWVYDLFPRLKERSWQKGGTLSGGEQQMLAVGRALMSRPSLIMLDEPSLGLAPLLVKEVFEIIQEINSQGKTVLLVEQNAFAALKIAHYAYVLEVGSVVLQGTGQELLLNPKVKDAYLGG; encoded by the coding sequence ATGCTTAAGATCAAAGATTTGAACGTCCACTACGGGGGAATTCACGCCGTCAAGGGAATCTCCATTGATGTTCCTGAAGGTCGGATTGTCACCTTGATCGGAGCCAACGGTGCTGGAAAGAGCAGTACTATCAGAGCCATATCGGGACTTCTTCGGCAAACGAAAGGGCAGGTTCTGTACGGAGAGCCAGGGGTCAATCTCCTGAAGAAATCCCCCGAAGACATCGTCAAGGCTGGGGTGGTTATGTGTCCCGAAGGACGGCGTATCTTCCCGCACCTCTCAGTGGAGGAGAACCTTGATTTGGGGGCCTACATCCGGTCAGATCGTGATGGGGTAGAGAAAGATATGCGGTGGGTTTACGATCTCTTTCCCCGGTTGAAGGAACGCTCTTGGCAGAAGGGGGGAACCCTCTCGGGTGGCGAACAGCAGATGTTGGCTGTCGGTCGGGCTCTCATGAGTCGGCCGAGCTTGATTATGTTGGATGAGCCCTCCCTTGGCCTGGCCCCTCTTCTGGTGAAGGAGGTCTTTGAAATTATCCAGGAGATCAACTCGCAGGGCAAGACGGTCCTGCTCGTCGAGCAGAACGCCTTCGCTGCCTTGAAAATCGCTCATTATGCCTACGTTCTGGAGGTGGGCTCCGTTGTCCTTCAGGGAACAGGGCAGGAGCTTCTGCTCAATCCCAAAGTCAAGGACGCTTACCTCGGAGGCTGA
- the pgsA gene encoding CDP-diacylglycerol--glycerol-3-phosphate 3-phosphatidyltransferase yields MSSLNVPNILSLSRIFLAPLVVFLLTVRIDFDIPYLLNLGLDVTYGDILAGLIFIVAALTDTADGYIARKKGIVTNFGMFIDPLSDKVLVVAALISLVELGRLPAWMVVVIVSRDFVVSGLRMVAAVGGAVIPASWTGKVKTVVQIVAISMVIFKVPLGMPAMWLALVFTVWSGVSYLTAGWSLIVEAD; encoded by the coding sequence ATGTCGTCCCTGAACGTGCCCAATATTCTCAGTCTCTCCAGAATTTTTCTGGCTCCGCTCGTGGTCTTTCTCCTGACCGTCAGGATAGATTTCGATATTCCCTATCTGTTGAACCTGGGGCTGGATGTCACCTATGGCGATATTCTCGCTGGGTTGATCTTCATCGTTGCGGCTCTCACCGACACCGCAGACGGATACATCGCCCGAAAAAAGGGGATTGTCACCAATTTTGGTATGTTTATCGATCCTCTCTCCGATAAGGTCCTGGTTGTGGCAGCGCTCATCTCGCTGGTCGAGCTGGGACGGCTTCCCGCATGGATGGTGGTGGTGATCGTCTCCCGGGACTTTGTGGTGAGCGGTCTTCGGATGGTAGCGGCTGTCGGGGGTGCTGTGATTCCGGCGTCCTGGACGGGAAAGGTTAAGACGGTCGTTCAGATCGTGGCTATCAGCATGGTCATTTTCAAGGTCCCTTTGGGGATGCCCGCCATGTGGCTGGCCTTGGTGTTCACCGTGTGGTCCGGTGTGTCCTATCTGACTGCCGGGTGGTCTCTTATCGTGGAGGCTGACTAG